A segment of the Daphnia pulex isolate KAP4 chromosome 10, ASM2113471v1 genome:
CGGCGTTATCAGATTAGATTGCGATTCGCGGGCATGTCGCGGTTATAATAGTTGCACAAAGGCTTACAATCAGGGAAACGagaatgtatatatatacatatgcaGTAGTCCGGCGGAACAATAGATTTTGCGATGAACCCCCGCAGGTCCGGCCGGCCAGGAAAATCGGCGTCTGCTGCCAAAAGAGCAACAGCAGTCCGGCCAGAGAAACAAATGAGGATCAAGTCGTCCTAATAGGCAAAAGCCATAAAGGGCATGGAAAGGAGAGGCTATAGCGCCACCATACTCTCTCTTTGTTGTGTGGTCCCCATATAAACTCACCAATAATAATCGATAGCGGCTACTACCCGTCACTTTACGGGCCATCTTACCGGTTGAATTATGGGCGACTATAGGTCTGACTCTGACTCTGCTTTAGGACTCTAATGGCCTCTGCCATCATGTGGGGTGGGCCATcagcaataaaacaaaaggtgTGATCAAATCCACTCTTATTAGTCACATTTACCtaggaaaaaagttaaatggtTCTAAAGCGCAGACAGTCTCCAAAAGGCTAAGGAAatctctctttaaaaaaatctataggCGCCAACCAGTTAAGACTCTTTTAATAGACTTGCTGATAACCTCAAATGTTCATCCCTAAACAAAAGATTAGACCAcccagaaagaaaacaacaactctTAAGACCTTATAGCTCTatactacttaaaaaaaagtctgtaAGCTCTAGACTGCCGTCAGCACAGCAGCAGGTATCAATAAATGGCGCAACTTTCTATTTTCGTCTATAGCagcaaataaaagagagatcCATTAATTCCATGACGGGGGGAAATTGCGACATCAATCTCCCTTTTGGAAGCCACAAAGCCCGCGAGTGAATAAAAATCAGGTCCTAGTACTCCAATGGACAACTGACAGAGCAGCAGCTCACATAATGGTATGACTAAGTGTCGCTTGTCAAAAGTTTGATAACTTACATCATACGGCAACTTTTGTCGAGAGATGTGTGAGACGCAAAGTCGAAACGTGTAATATATCTACTATACTGGTcgtctttgttgtttgtgctATTGGGTTTCAAGAGCAAGGAATGGCGCCGTGTTTTGAGTCTTACCTGATGCTGGTGTAATGGAAGCACTATCGGAAGAGGCCATCCACGGCGCAACGAGAGTGGGTAACGAATGACTGGTAGAGCGATCATCAGGTTGCCGTCAGTCTATAGGAGACGTacgatggggggggggatagtaTAGGAAAAGGTGACGGGCGGGCGGACGGGCGTCGGGGTGTCGGCCGCCATCTATAAGAGAGAACATGGGGGGTGAGGATAAGAGAGCCTATAGTGGGGGAATGAGGAGGGGAGGTGGTAGGATCTTGACGCCAACTCACGAGAAGATGGAACGATTGCGCAGGTTTTACGACGCAGCCGCGTCTCTACTACTACAGCACCGAAAGTCTCTCGTTTGGCTGGTGCATCAAGCCGCTCAGATACGGCAGCAACATATTGCGCACAGCCATAAGAGTCtcgtatatatttatacatctAAACATATATGATGTGCTCTAGGTATATCCTGTCGCTATAACAACATACCCGGTATCTCTGCAACAACCGGTGACGAGATGTGTACCTCTAACGTAACCGCTCCGCAGgaacttttattctttccttttttttctcttccaatgTCGAGCGCCTTTTTCTTAATGAAATTGTCGTTTAGACTCGTCTTGTCTATTGGACGACTGGAATCGTTTATCGGGCAGGGCATTGTGGGCCGTCTGGTGACGTACACCTCTATTTCTCCTGCCCAAAATGAAGGACGGACGTTATAAACGGCCATCTTGAGTGGAGATTCTGCTGTCGTTTCTCTATTTATGGCTGATATTTCTCCCTCGATTTGCCCATCGTCGTGTCTTTCATTGATGCCCCCCGCGCGCAGCGAATGATGCGTTTGACAGTCCAAAAGAGGTGGGCAAATATTCGACAAACAAATCATTAGTCGTTCTCTGCTGCCGGTGTAGCTCTGATGATATATAGAAaacgggaggaggaggaggaggaggcagcagcagtcgtCGTGATGGCGGTGTGACATAAGAGACGTCTATTATAGATTCGGAGAACGCTGCGCTAGTTCACAGCTGAATCGTATCAGCAATCAGCGGCCGGGAAATAATGAGAGGAAAAAGGgctgattttttccttcttcttttctttctctttcttttcctccgtcgtcgtcgtgttttGAACGGGTTTCAAAAGagaggaaaatagaaaaagcgTCGCCTGCTGATTATTGATTAGCAAAGAGAACACCTGACAAATGACCGACGAACCccccagtgtgtgtgttgcccCCGTTAGGAGAATAATTTCAAGAAATCCAACTATCCATCAATTACAGACTGCTCGACTCGTAAACTCAATCAGAGAgagttattgatttttgttggGCGTCTtcagcggtggcggcggcggtggcggtggctgctgctgcacgtCGGGAATATatagcaacagcaacaacagcagggaTGAGTTTCCTTTAAAaggacaagagagagaaaggataGATgtacacaaaagagagagagagagagatgtggagagaagagaaagggagagagagaaaacacagccaaggagagaagaagaagaaaggaataaCCAAAAGAGTCTTTacagtgagagagagacgatgcGGTTTAGCGAATATTCGAATGTTTCACAAGGTCCGTGATAGTGGCAGCACATCCAGCAAAAGAGCGCTGGGATGAAGGATTTTCAATGcaattgaaagagaagaagaagaggaatacAAAGGCACGCTCGGACCGATCGCGTAATCGCCATGCCATTCGACGTCATGAATATGTCAGATAATGCCCTGCATAATGACGAATCATCTCGATTACAATCGCGGGAGCGGGGGACAATAACGATGATATACGAACATATGACGTATAGATTCTTACAAAGGCTCTCACAGTACTGCACTACTCCTTATTATTGTCTCCTACTTTGCTCACTTCCTTGGGAAAGATTGAAGGCTTGGTTATGGGCCCCAAAATGTTTATTGTGTCCCTGGGGTTTCCATCCGTTCTGTGATTGGCTGCAAATTAGGCAGAATTATCGCGTGTTAAAAGggaacttttcattttcatttattttttattcaattcgCCGTATTAAACTACGTGTttgagaaaattttcaaatctgttggtgtttttgttcattttatatatttattaattcggtcgaaattcaaatttttgtggtTCCCGCCGGTTTGTGATTGGCTGCAAAATTGGGCAGAATTATCCCGTGTTAACAGGGCTATTGttcgttttaatttattttttattaaattttccgTATAAAACTAAGTGTCTGAGCAGATTTTCAAATCTGTTGgtgtttttgttcattttataattttttgttgtgtttgttcaGAGCCATTAACTCTGGTTTGTTTACAAATGTCGTAGGCGGCTGTCGTTTGTCATTGTTTTTGATGCTGTCAATGCAGAGAAATGTGACTTGGACAACTTGGAATTCGGATAAGTGACTTTTGCATGTTGTATCTTTAGATTTTTCTACTAATTtacactgttttttttcctaggTGTATATTTTATGATTCTATATGATGGACTTCCTTTTACTGGTTGCCTTTATTTCGTGATTTCAAGTATGAAATTGAGCTTTGCATGTCATGTAGGTTTATCTCGAcctagttttttaaaatgtttataGCCCTACcatcaacttatttttttttcaaattctagatgcatccTGTCAGTCATTGTAATAAATTGACTATTAGCGCCCAGTCACTTTCCATACTCGAGATCCTCATGTTGTAAAAAGCCTATATCACATGTATGAAGCCCATATTGGTATACAAATGTGTCGATACAAGGTATGTTTCCATTACTGTTATCACACCAGAACAGTGAAGCATTtaagaccattacaattcagatttccATATAACCAGTATAACGGTATATTCTTAggactttttctcctttcacaATATTGACGATGTAACCTGCAAGCTGCAACAGAGTGTTTGTATTATGGCTGTTTATTTTCTGTTGAGTAGGCAACCACTGAGGGCTAGGTagtgttttatttctcataggtaaatttgtaattaaCATAGAGAAATCATTTGTCCAATTGCTACCTACATAGTGGACTTTTCTACTAATTTACGCTATGATATTATCACCGCAGTGCCATTCAAAAAGTCACTCGGTTTCGCGCTCAagaacaaatttgtttctttcgacAGATTTCTGTGTTATAAACACGACGATAAAGAATTGACAGCGAACGATAAAAGATGTCACTTTTTCAAAGGTGTATGCGTGAATCGTGAGACCGGTCGCCCATCAAGTCAGGTCGGATATGTGCTGATGTCACTGTTCAAATGTTGGAAGGGAAAATGTTATGGCGCGATGGATTATGCCAGGCTGCTGGCCGAGCCAAGGCGGCGACGGAATTAACGGTACAAGGCCCgcggtggtgtgtgtgtgtgtagtatacgTGAACAATATAATGCCAGCTGATGGCCAACTCAATGGATATCTTCTGGCTGGCCAACAATCTGGCCTTCACAAACAGGTAGTCGAATAACggttcattcttcttctttttctttttttacctgcCTCTCcctgaattttcttcttcttcttctttttccagtcatttcatttttgttttttccaggtGTACGTCAGCACCAAAACTGTTGGGTTCTTGGCGaccctttttcttccgcctTGTTCGCCATTGGATATACCTTAGATTGCCTACCTGGCGGCTCCTCCCTCTTATCTACCCATTCCGTCATTTTCTTCGCATTTCCTTTTGCGCCCCCTTTTTATTCCTTCTCTCCTCTTGCTCTCACCTTTCTGCCTTTGCACCGTtgtcttttccccccttcttcttcctccttctacgtactatgtgtgtgtgtacatgtataCAAGGCAGCCATAAGATAGCTACTCTATccgcttgctgctgctgctgctggattctTGGTCTGGTGGTTTGTCGAGCGGGCATTGACCAGGGCCAAAATGGCTCCGCGCGCCAAGTCCGATGGGAAgcggctccttttttttttcctttttctctccgcaggggcactgctgctgctgctggcctgagTGGGCAGTGCTGGGCAATAAggcgactgctgctgctcattcAAAGTCCCAATAAATACGTACACCAACTTTGCGCCCACTTCCCGACTGCGAGAAAAATAGacattgttgtttttgtttcttctcgaCTTTTGTGAAGAAACAACTGTATTGTATATTTAGGGCTCCACGTATACAGAGGCCGGACTCGGTGCTCGGCGTCAGTTTATAAGGCACAATTTGAGTGTGTGTATTAGCTGCCgagtgaatttatttttttaaaagcaaaagagTCTTTGAGTGCGCCTTCAACAGGTGGTTCGAGTCGCAAGATTTTACGCTTGAAAcggagtattttttttcttctttttcttggtgcATTTCCTCACTCCTGAGTTTCTATGCACGGCCCCTTGCTGTAtctttctcgattttttccccaattgtatttttctattcgttTGTGGACGAGgaactcaacaacaacagctcgTCGCTGGCTCCAGTGAACTCTAGCCCTAACAAACCCCCCTATAGacgtctatgtgtgtgtgtgtgggtgttgATTTCGTTTTGACGTTCGTCGTGTGTTGGAGTGTGcggctttttttgttttgttttttcctttagtttatttatttggccATCGTTGTCGTCTTGtgccagagaaaaagaattgcaaaCATTTCTGAGCTGACGCTCTTGAGAGGTgggcagtgtgtgtgtgtgtgtgtgtggctatATAACACACAGTCACTTATTCTGGCTGGCCTGGCTCGTGTGTTGGTGTGTGTTGACCAGCTCCAAGTGGACTGACGACCAGCCAGTGACTCGCCTGCGCTCGACTCTTTGTGTTTTCCGCGATtaaaccctttttctttttactagcACGACATTGGCAGTTCCGATCGATATCGATCCTTTTGCACTATATTGCTGATccgctttctctctctctcgtgtgtccggttttttttatttttttatttctctcattttcttttcgtgggGAAGAAAACAGGCCAACATCACAGCCCGGGTTGTGTGTCTTAAGTCGGCTCCTCTTGTGGGTTTGTGTGTGAGTGTTGCCCGCTGCTGCACTTAATATCGCCGCCCAACTCTTATCCATCTTTCAACGGATATATCTAAAAGAAAccaggctgctgctgttgctcagccagagaaaaagaaaagccaatcGTCatctcaaagaagaagaaagaggaaagaagaagaagaaagaagaagaagaaaaacgggcACACACAACAGCGAGAGGAGACGGAGCAAAAGTGAGAGAACTACAGACGAAATACCGGTCACGTTCGTTGAGACGGACGTTGGCCCAGCAGTTGAGAATGCCTTTCGGTGAAGTCATGTATCGCTGCAATGCGCATTACTGTTTCAGCAGCGTCTTCCGCAATCGGGTCGTCGGCTTGGTCATCACACTGGCCCTTATGCAgctcttcctcttctccttttaCCTCAACGGCCTGCACAGTCAAGTGGTGGTGACGGCCAATACCGGCACTGGCACTGGCactggcggcggcggcagcagcaacagtccCGTTTCGTCACTGGAGCAACAGGATGAgcgccaccagcagcagcagccgttaGCGCAGCAACAGTTGCATCCGCACCAGCAGCCGTCACATCCGCACGGCGACATTTCGCTAATGGACAGCGGGGCCGCCGCGGCCGCCGCTGTTCTCTCAGACATTGACCTTGGCCAAAGGTCACGATCAGTGGGTCAAGAGGTGGAACGGGCGGGCGAAGAATTCCTCAACCCGGCCATCATCAAAGCCAAGGCCGCCATGGGAGACGCGGCCAAAAAGGCGCTCGATCACCTCATGACCAACAAGAAACCGGCCATGGATTTGATGGCCATGGCAGCCAAAAAGTTATCCAACGACCCCAACGATCCCATGGCCAAACTCGGATTGAATCTCCTGGCCAACGCTTTCAACAACATCAAGAATAGCCAGCGGGCCGTCCAGCCCAAATCGACGCAACAGGATCCCAAAGAGGTGAATAAGGGCCTTGTGCTGGACGCCAATGTTAAAGAATCGACATCATCGCCTGTTGCTAACGATGTCGACGATCAATCCAAATCCCAATACGCTAATCTAGCCCAAATGGGCTTACAGATGCTGACCAACGGGCTGGCCGATCCGTCGTCGCTGTTGGCCAGCAAGGgggcggccagcagcagccccgaCATGCGCATGCTGGAAATGGCATCACAAATGATGTTGAGTTCCAAACTGTCCAAAGCCGGATTTGATCCTCAAATGGCCAAAACAGCCTTGGGCCTACTTAAAGGAGCTGTGGCCAGCCAAAAGCTGGATCCGAGGGTTATTCTCGGTCTTGCCACTAAAATGATGTCCATCCAACAACAATTACAGCAACCATCCTCATCCGCTTCTGGTGACACTAATAATGCTGGCGGACTCAACTTGTTGAGCCAATTCCTCTCCAACGGCCAGCTGATGTCGGCGCTGCTTAATAGCGCCGGGGCCggggccgccgccgctgcccaGCCGGCAGTTTCCGTCGACCAATCAAACACGATTTATCGCAATTACGTCAAGTTGACCAGCCGGAAGCTGCCGGCCCTCAAATCAAAGATGTCGTCGCCTTATTCCATCCCGTCCAGCAAAGTCGTCGTCGACATTGGATTTCATTTCACGATGGAAGACGTGGACACGTGCCGATCCAACGCCACCTACCTGATCATGGCCGTCTCCTCGGCGGCCAACACCGAGGAGCGGCAGGCGGCGCGAGAGACGTGGATCAGAGATTTGCATCAGCTGGTCGGCGGCAAAGTGGACGTCGTCTTCGTTGTCGGCCAAACGGCCAACGTCACTCTGCAGCGGGCCGTCGAGGAGGAAGGCAGGACTCACCGGGACTTGATCCAGACCAACGTGCAGGAGCCAATCGAGAAGAGCGTCTTCAAGACGCTGGCCGGCCTGGTCTGGATCGACCGCCACTGTCCGGAGATTGAGCAAATCCTCAAGATCGATGATGACGTCTACGTCAGCGCAGCGACGATGCTCAAGGCCATGGAGAAAGGAAAGGCTAGGCCCACCATTACGGGCAGCTTGATCGACAGCATGAACCCGTTTACCACGACAGGTGAGTTGTATACATAGTAGACGATGACGAATTAGATATCTAGGCCAATTACTTAGCGGGCCAGCCGAGTGTGCTCCGCGGGTTAATCGGAAATGATTCGCAATACAATCCGATACAATGCGGCCGGCACAGATGTATATATGTTATAATCTATCTGAAattgaatgttgttgttgtgctgaGCCCAGGAGAGACAACAATCTTATACAACATGttctcatcttcttttgttattctcCTTTCGTCGCAGATGAGAAACACAAAACCACGAAAAAATCGTGGCCTCTCAAGGAATTTCCTCGTTTCATGCTTGGCGGAGCTTACCTGATGGGCAGGCCGGCAGTGCCGCGTTTATTG
Coding sequences within it:
- the LOC124206010 gene encoding uncharacterized protein LOC124206010, which translates into the protein MPFGEVMYRCNAHYCFSSVFRNRVVGLVITLALMQLFLFSFYLNGLHSQVVVTANTGTGTGTGGGGSSNSPVSSLEQQDERHQQQQPLAQQQLHPHQQPSHPHGDISLMDSGAAAAAAVLSDIDLGQRSRSVGQEVERAGEEFLNPAIIKAKAAMGDAAKKALDHLMTNKKPAMDLMAMAAKKLSNDPNDPMAKLGLNLLANAFNNIKNSQRAVQPKSTQQDPKEVNKGLVLDANVKESTSSPVANDVDDQSKSQYANLAQMGLQMLTNGLADPSSLLASKGAASSSPDMRMLEMASQMMLSSKLSKAGFDPQMAKTALGLLKGAVASQKLDPRVILGLATKMMSIQQQLQQPSSSASGDTNNAGGLNLLSQFLSNGQLMSALLNSAGAGAAAAAQPAVSVDQSNTIYRNYVKLTSRKLPALKSKMSSPYSIPSSKVVVDIGFHFTMEDVDTCRSNATYLIMAVSSAANTEERQAARETWIRDLHQLVGGKVDVVFVVGQTANVTLQRAVEEEGRTHRDLIQTNVQEPIEKSVFKTLAGLVWIDRHCPEIEQILKIDDDVYVSAATMLKAMEKGKARPTITGSLIDSMNPFTTTDEKHKTTKKSWPLKEFPRFMLGGAYLMGRPAVPRLLAAAQVTPVLPLEDVYVTGLCAIGGKVELIPKKSLFEEEISEELDTCTFEDFASWRSTGAADVKQTWNFAQAMKRSGEVCVTTNKCARTFMGICIPSSS